One Candidatus Woesearchaeota archaeon genomic region harbors:
- a CDS encoding nucleotidyl transferase AbiEii/AbiGii toxin family protein has translation MEISKTKLREFLLFISEKARTASLELIEKDFYLNVLLSKLNLEEYIFKGGTCLAKIYFDYFRFSEDLDFTFANQKLLENKSTNQIKKLCKEKINDLGKQLEAIGLNFVFDKADRKYVEIGSNNKLVTFKVWYESVFTGAFSFIKLQINFLEKIKFEVKSRETLSLIKESLRSEEKIYFQELIVFYEKRELLAYDIKEIAAEKIRSLVTRKAKKSRDAIDLFFIYQRFKIKPEDLAEEAKEKIAFATKYYGKYKESLILIREKTGNIDFSYDEVKHLIVQELKKEEFEDFAARLRLFLQKFLKEIEMEL, from the coding sequence ATGGAAATAAGCAAAACTAAGCTGAGGGAATTTCTGCTGTTTATCAGCGAGAAGGCAAGAACAGCCTCTCTTGAGCTTATTGAAAAGGATTTTTACCTGAATGTGCTTTTATCAAAATTAAATCTTGAGGAGTACATTTTCAAAGGGGGAACCTGCCTGGCAAAAATCTATTTTGATTATTTCAGATTTTCGGAAGATTTGGATTTTACGTTTGCAAATCAAAAATTATTGGAGAACAAATCTACAAACCAGATAAAGAAACTTTGCAAGGAGAAGATAAATGATCTTGGAAAACAGCTTGAAGCTATTGGCTTAAATTTTGTTTTTGATAAGGCTGACCGAAAATATGTGGAGATAGGGAGCAATAACAAGCTTGTTACATTTAAAGTCTGGTACGAGTCGGTTTTTACAGGCGCCTTTTCTTTCATAAAGCTGCAAATTAACTTTCTGGAAAAAATTAAGTTTGAAGTAAAATCAAGGGAAACGCTCTCCCTGATAAAAGAGAGCCTAAGAAGCGAGGAAAAGATTTACTTTCAGGAGCTTATTGTTTTTTATGAAAAAAGGGAGCTTCTTGCTTATGATATCAAAGAAATTGCAGCAGAAAAGATACGCTCTTTAGTTACAAGAAAAGCCAAAAAATCAAGAGATGCCATTGATCTTTTTTTTATTTATCAAAGATTCAAGATAAAACCGGAAGATTTGGCAGAAGAGGCAAAAGAAAAAATAGCTTTCGCAACCAAATATTATGGAAAATACAAGGAGAGCCTCATACTAATCAGGGAAAAAACCGGCAATATTGATTTTTCTTATGATGAAGTAAAGCACTTAATAGTTCAGGAATTGAAAAAAGAAGAGTTTGAAGATTTTGCAGCAAGGCTCAGGCTATTTTTGCAAAAATTCCTTAAAGAAATCGAAATGGAGCTATAA